GCTTTGTGCTCGAAAACACCGACTACCACGGCCACGACGAACTTCGCCGAGCCCTGCAACGCTACGTCACGTATCGAAATCAACACGCTCGGGAAAAACGATAGTGAGTTTATGGAAACGGCACTAGGATGGGAAAGGAGCGGGATATGAAAAAGCGAAGCGTGTTGGTTCTGTTGGGGGCGGCGATCGTGGCATCTTCCGCCCAGGCGGGCGTATACCACTTCTCGCCGAGCGATCCGGACCTCGCGGATCTGCCGCATGAGTACTACTACAAGTGGACGATCAACTGGACGGTCCCGGATGGCGAGTACATCTCCGGCGCGTCACTGCTGTTCGACAACATCCGCAACTGGACGTACGAGGCGAACGTGCTGTACTCGCGTCTGCTGTCGTCCGGCCCGGGCGGCGTGCGGCAATACGCGGACTGGGAGTATCCCGCGGACGCGTTCGCGGGCCAGGGCGTGTCGCTGGTGACGTACTACAACATTCCAAGCTGGCCGCCGCAGGACCTGGTGCACTACCTGACGACCGATCAGCTCTCGGCCCTGAGCAGCTACAGCCAGGACGGGAACTTCGCCATCGGAATCGACCCGGACTGCCACTTCTACAACGACGGCGTGAGACTGACGATCGAGACGGCCCAGGTGCCGGCGCCCGGCGCGGTGGTGCTGGGCATGGGCGGCTTCGGCGCGGTCAGCGCCATTCGACGCCGACTCGGATAGACTGAATTCTCGGTGCGACTGCGAACGACGGGTTAGCCCGTACTCCTCCGGACGCGACTCCCCGCGGAGCCGCGTCCGCCTTGCGCTCACGATGAAGCGATCAGCGCGGCCAGGGCGAGGAAGTCCGCGGCGCCCGGAGAATCGGGGGCATGCTCGAAGACGGTCCTGCCGTGCTCCGGCGCCTCGGCGACCGCGACGTTGTCGTGGATGATCGGCTCGAGGACGAGTTCGCCGTAAGCGTCCTTGAGTCGCTGGGCGACAACCCCGTTGAGACGCCGCTTGCGGCTCAGGCGATTGCCGATGATGCCCGCAACGGCCAGGGCGGCGTTGGCGGATTGACCGTATTCCTCGACCGCGGCAAGGGCTCGCTCGACTCCGGGCAGGGCCATCGGTTCCATGTTGACCGGCACCAGCACCCGATCGGCGGCGGCGAGGGCGTTGACGGTGAGCAGGCCGAGACTCGGCGGCGTATCGATCAGGGTGAAATCGTAACTCAACCGCCCGTTTCCCAGGGCCGAGGCCAGGGCATTTGCGGCATTTCGCTTCTGGCCGGCAAGAGCGATCTCAACGGCGGCAAGATCGGGGCGGGCGGGGATCACGCACAGACCGTCGCGGTGGATGATGCACTCAACGGGACTGGCGGCGGTGTTGAGCAGATCGCCGACCGTACGGACGTTGCGGTCGGCCGCCAGCCCCAGCGAACGGGTGAGTTGGGCCTGCGGGTCCAGATCGATCAGAAGAACCTTCTTGCTCAGCGTCAAAAGAGCGGCCGCCAGATTGACGGCGCAGGTGGTCTTGCCGGTTCCGCCTTTGGGGTTCAGGACTGCGATGGTCTGCATGACGCTCCGTTCGGATCATTCGTTGGCGAGAAAAACAACCGACGCGTAGCCGACGGCGTCGGACATGCCGCCGCCGTAACGGCCGGCGAGGGTCTCGGCGCTGTTGGTGTGTTCAAGAACTCTGGCGGCGACGGCCCCGGATTCGCGGGCGGCAGCGATCGCAGCGGCAATGGCGCCGGCTCCGCAGGCGGACTGGCAGGTCACCGCAGCCTCAATCACGCCCTCCGGATCGAGCTTTTCAATCGCGTCCAGAAGCCGGCGGTCGTTGACCTCTTTGGCCCAGCGAATACCTTCGGCGCCGCGGCCCTTGGGAACGAAGCCGTAGCTCGGCCCGTAGTGGGTCAGGTCGCTGGAGCCGACGCAGACGGCGTCGACGCCGTAGTTGCGGATGACCTGGGCGACAATGGCCCCGATCGAGGGGGCGTGGCCGTTGGGGGGAACCATCAGCGGCACGATTCTGGCCTCAGGAAAGAGCCGCTGGATGAAGGGAACCTGGACCTCGATGCTGTGCTCCTCCTCATGGGCGTAGGGCTCATCCTGGACCAGGTTGGTGTTGGCCAGAATCCGTTCGGCGAGGCGCTCGTCGATCTTGATCTGCCCGAGCGGGCTCTCCCAGGCCCCACGGGCGAACAAAGCGCCCTGGTGGACGCCGTGGCGGTGGACGGCGCCGAAGAGGACGAAGGTGGCGACTTCGGGACGCGTGGCGTGGATGGCCTTGAAGGTGCGGGCGGCGACCTTGCCGGAACAGACCCATCCAGCGTGAGGAACGACCCCGCCGACCACGCGGCCCTCGAGCTGTCCGGGCCCGATTTCGACGGCGAGGCACTCATCAAGTTCGCTGGAGGCCATGGTCCGGGAACCGGGATAGAATTGACCGGCGACAACCGGAGTTCGCACCATCATGGCGGTTCTCCCCAAAAAACCTTGTGCCCTGGTTGGCGTAGCGGTTAATAATACTCATAGAGGCATGCACATTCAACCGAGAGTTAGGGATGACCAGACGGCGATATAGACAGGGAAGTCGCGGGTTCTTTCTTCTGGCCGCGGTATTGCTGTGGGTGCCGGTGCGAGGACAGTCGCCGGTCGGAGCGATCGAGGCGGAACTGGCGAAGGCGCGAAGCCAGAAGGCGGCGGTGGGAATCAAGATCGTGGCCGCCGGCAGCGGCCGGGTGATCTACGAGTCCGGAGCGGCGACGCCGCTGGCCCCGGCGAGCAACATGAAGGTCATCACGACGGCGGCGGCAATGGGCGTGCTGGGGCCGGACTTCCAGTTCACCACCCCGATCGGCCTGCGCGGCCAGGATCTGGTCGTCATCGGATCGGGCGATCCGAGCACCGGTGACGCGGACCTGGAGGGCGATCTGTCGCTGGCCGACGAGTTCGACCTGCTGGGCCGGCATCTGGTCAAGCACGGGGTGGGCAAGATACCCGGCAAGCTGATCGTCGACGCCTCGATCTTCGACGACGAGCTTCGCCATCCGCACTGGCCGAAGGATCAGTACCGCAAGTGGTACGCCGCCCCGGTGGCGGGGCTGAACATCAACGACAACTGCCTGGACGTCCGGGCCGGACCGGGCGAGGGCGGCCGGGGATGGCTGGAGATCGTTCCGGAAAACCGGTTCGTCGCGGCCAAGCCGGCGTTTGTTGCCAAAGGCCAGACGAACACGATCATCGACGCCTACTGGCCGGGCCAAGGGTGGGAACTGATGGTGAAGGTGACGCTGGGCAGCCGCCCGGGCGGCCCGGCGTACGTGCCGATCGAACAGCCCGTGCGGTTCGTGGGCGAACTGCTGCGGGAGCGGCTGGCCGCCAACGGCGTGGGCATCGACGGACCGATCGAGCTCACTTCAGTCCGCCAGGGCAGCGGCGATCCGCCCGAAGGCTTCTCGAACCTGATCGAGCATCGCAGCCGCAGGCTCTCGGAACTAGTCGAACGAACCAACAAGCGCAGCCAGAATATGTTCGCCGAGTGCCTCTTCAAACGGCTGGGCTACGAGTTCTCGCGGAAACTGGCCCCGTTTCCGGTCGGTTCGTGGAACACCGGGCGCCTGGCCATCGAGGAGTTCCTGCGAGGACAGGCAGACACTGATATTTCAGGAATTCTGCTTTGTGACGGATCGGGGCTCAGCAAGGAGAATCGCGTCACCGCCAACGTCTTGGTCGACGTGTTGAAGTATGCGGCCGATCAGCCGTGGTCACAAAAGTACATTGACAGTCTCCCCGTAGCGGGCAAGGACGGCACGCTTCGACGTCGGATGCGGGGCGGTTCGGCGGCGGGACGGGTGGTGGCCAAGACCGGCTACATTTCCGGAGTGAGCGGGCTGAGCGGTTACATCCTGGATCGGGAGGGCCGGCCCTCGATCGCCTTCTCGATGCTCTTCAACGACTTTCCCAGAAGCCAGCTTTGGCGGATTATGCAGATTCAAGATACAATATGTGTTGAGCTTGTGAAGTACAGTGATCGGATGGATTTGCAGTAGCGAGCCATAGTAGGTGACGCAGCGGCCAGCAAAAAAGCGGAAGAACCGGCCACTGGTGCTGGCGGCTGCGCTGCTGGTGGCGGTGATCGGTGGGGCGGGGATTATCGTCTCGGTTCGCTACCATTTCTCCGAAGCGCGGATCGCCGCGGCGGCGGCCGGCGCTCTGGAACGCCTGCTGGGGGCGGAGCTTCAGACCAGGCGGGCCGAAGTGGATTTCCCGCAGTCGCTGGTGTTTCACGACGTGGAAGTCCGCGTGCCGCCGGAGAAGCTGGAACGCGGGGAGGCGTTTTCGTCGGAAGACGCGGTCCTGTTGACCGCCAAACGCCTGGTCATCCGGTTCGACCGAAGCCGCCTGCTGAAGCTCAAGTTCAGGATCGATGACGTGGCGGTCCAGGAGCCGCGATTTCACCTGACGCGGGACGTGGACCGGGACCTGTGGAACTGGCAACTGCTGTTCGTCGGCCGCGAGCGGGAAGGCAAACGCCCCTTCCGGTTCAAAGTCGGTCCGCAGATGTCGCTGGCGGACGGGCAGGTGACCCTCACCGAGATCGTCAAGGGCAAGCGGCTGTTGCACGGGCGGGTGAATTTCACGGCGGACGCGATTCCCGGCGATGACCTGTACCACGTGGCGGTCGAGACGTGGACGGCGGAGGCCCGCGGCCCGCGGGTGAGCCTGGACTTTGATCCGCGATCCGGACAGGTGATCTCGGGGGCGATGGCCCTGGTGGACTGGCAGAACGTGGAGTTGGCGATCCCTCAGCCGTACCAGGAATGGTGCCGGCGCTTCGCCCTGGCGGGCCGGATCGGGATCTCGCAGATCAGCTACGCCAACCGCCAATCCGGCAAGGTGGTGATGATCCTGGAAGATGCGCGGAGCCGGATCCCCCTTTCGGCCAAGGAACTGGAGCAGCCGGACCACAAGTGGTTCGCGGACCTTACCGGGATCAGCGGCAAGATCACCTTCGACGAGGACGGGGTCCGGATCGGCAAGCTGGTGGGCCGGCTCAACGGTGCGCCGTGCGAGGTCTCGGGCAGGTATCGCGGAAACTACGTGAACCTCCAGGAGGGTGAATTCGAGCTGCACATCAAGGCCGAGGGGCTCGAGTGTCCGGACTATACCGATCCCAACGATCACGCGATGATCGAGGAGTACTTCCCGCGCAAGCTGAGGAACTTCTTCAACGATTTCCGCCCGCGCGGCAAAGTGGACCTGGAACTGACGATCACCAAGGCGGCCGGCGCGGACGGAGCGATCGGGCTGGTGGGCAAGATCGCGCCGCGCGGGCTCAGCGCCGAGTACCGCAAGTTTCCCTATCGGGCGGACGACCTTCACGGGCAGGTGCTGCTGGTGGACGGCGGCTTCGTCATCAACGGCCTGACGGGACTGGCCAGCGGCGGTCCGTTCACCATGAAGGGGACGATCTCCGAACCGTCGAAGCACGCGCAGGTCGATCTGCAGATCTCCAGCCCACGGGTCGAGGTGGACGAAAGACTCTACCGCGCCCTCTCGCCGCGACACCGGAAGATCTGGGACATGTTCCAACCGAGCGGCGGCGTGCGGATGAAGGTGCACCTGGTCCGGCCGGCCGGCCCGGATCAGAAATGGTCGCGGACGATCGAAGCGGACTTTATCGACGGTTCGGCGTGCTACGAGGCGTTCAAGTACCCGCTGACGGAGTTGGCCGGAGTCCTGGCGGTCGAGACGGACGTGCTGAAGCTCCAGAAAGTCCGTGGCCGGCACGGGCCGGCGACAGTGACGCTGGACGGCCAAGTTGACGGGCTGAACTCGCCGCGCCCGGAGGTCCGGCTGGAGGTGCGGGCCAGGGACGTGACCGTGGATCGGGACCTGATCGCCGCCCTTCCCGAATCGGCGGGCCGGATCATCGACGACTGCCGACTGACCGGACGAGGCGACCTGAACGGGTCGATTGAGGCGATGCCGGGCCAGCCGCTTGAATATCAATTCACCTGCGAACTGAAGGAAGGCGGAGTCTGCTACAAGGACTTTCCGTACCCGGTGAAGAACCTGCGCGGGCGGCTGACGATCGAGCCGGAGCAGGTGCGGATCGACGGGGTCTTCGCCCGTGAGGGCGAACAGACGGTCGAGGCGCAGGGCCGGCTGGCCTTGGGCGGGCAGGATCAGGGAATCGAACTGACGATAGACGCGGACAACGTGCCGGTGGATTCGGATCTGTACGCGGCGATGGACGAGCGGCTTCAGACGATCTGGCGAGATTTGAGGCCGGAGGGAAGAATTCGCGTCAAGGCGGAACTGTCGCGCCAGGGCCAGGATCCCTGGACGTGGCGGCTGGGAGTCGATCTGGCCGGAACGTCCATTCAGTATGGTGAGTTGCCGCGGATCAGCGGACAGGGCGGACGGGCAGTCTTTGCACCGGGACAGGTGGAGCTATCGGAGGTGGTCGGCCGGACGGACGACGGCGGCGAAGTCCGCTGCACGGGCCGGGTCGCCGCCGAGGAAAAGGAACTGCGGTGCAATCTGCAGCTTGGCCTGGCGGACCTGCCCATCAGCAGAGAGCTGCTGCGGTCGGCGGGAGTTGGCAAGATGGCCTCCATGCTGGAGTGGCAGCCGGGAGGCAAGGCAAGCGGCCAGTTGGATGAGGTGGCGGTGGCCGCGTCGCTGGAGGACCTCTCGCGGCAGAAATGGGAGTTGAAGGGACGGTTGGATTTCGTCGGTGCGGCGTTGGAGTCGCTGGCCGTCGATCCGGTGAACCTGAGCTATCGCGGCCGGATCGGCTGGGACAGGTCGCGAGGGCTTTTCAGCATGGACGGGGAGGCTGAGCTAAGCCGCTTTAACTGGAAGGACCGCGCCGTCAGCGACATCTCGTGCCGGATGATCAAACCGCAGGACAAGCCGGAGTTGCAGATCGAGGACCTGCACGGATGGGTGGGCCTGGGCGAGGTCTCCGGGCTGGCGCGGCTGACGCTGTTGCCCGACGAGACGCGCTACGGCGTGCAATTGACGCTGGACAATCTGCCGGTCGAAAAGGTGCTGACCATCGACAACGGTTCGTCGGGCCCGATCAAGGGGCGGATGCGGGGCGAGGTGTACATGCTGGGCACGCTGGGGGCCAGATACGTTCGCGAAGCCGGAGGCAACGTGCAGGTGGCGGCGGCTGAGGCGCTGAAGGTTCCACTGCTGGGCGAGGTCTACAAGAGCATCCGCCAGGAACCGCCGAACCTGGCGAGCTTCCATGATCTGGCGGTGGAGTTCGCGGTGGAGCAGCACCGCATGATCGTTCGGCGGGTGGAACTGACGGGACAGACGCTCTCGATGTTCGGCTACGGGACGATGAACCTTTCGAACGATCGCCTGCGGCTCAGCCTGATCGCCTCGAACGAGTCCGATCTGACCAGGATTCCCGTGCTGGCCGACCTGGTGCGACGGGCAAGGCGCGATCTGACCGAGGTGCAGGTGACCGGGACGCTGGACGATCCGACGATCCGGGCGACGCCGTTGCGGCACCTCTCGGACACGTTCAAGGAATTCCTGCAGGGCAAGCGGGCCCACGACGAGATGCCGTGACGTCACTGCGATCGGAGGCTCAGGAAGACGGCGGCGGTCACCAGCACAGCGCCGGCGATCAGGTCCCATCCCGGCACGAACCAGAGGAACAGGCACAGCCAGAGGGTCGAGAGGATCGGCGTGACGGCGGCCATGAGGCCGAGGGTCTTGACGTTGGCCCGCGAAAGGGCCAGCTCCCACAGCAGATAGCCGTTGCCCCACGGCCCCAATCCAGCCAGAACCAGCACGCCGATGCCGCGAAAACCGATCGGACCGGCGTCGGCGTCATGGAACAGACAGACGACGCCGGCAATCAACCCAACGCCCAGCAACCCCATGCCGCTGGTATTGTATCGGCCCGCCCAGTCGCGCCACCGGGCCAGCAGCGCCGAATATCCAGACCACAGAATGGCGGCAAGGAGGGCCAGCAGATACGGCAGCAAAGCGGCGAAGCTCATCCGCTCCGTGGTGAAAAGAGCGCCGGCCCCTTCGCGATTGGCCAAAACGGTTCCAGCCAGAACGCAGGCCAAGGCAACCGCCAACAATCCGCTGAAGTTGGTTCCCGGCACCAGGAGAACGCCGAGAACGACGGTGAGGGTGGGCCAGAGGTAATTGACAAGGTTCACGCCGCACGCCTGCTCGCGGCTGGCGGCCAGGGCCACAGCCAGCGGGTAGGCGATTCCGTACAGCACAAAGCCGAAGATGGTCAACAGCCAGAGGCGGGCGGGCAGGCCGACCGCGTTGCGGAAGTGGCCGTCGCAGGTCCGCCGGAATACCATCTGGTAGCACCCGCCGAGCAGGCACGAGCCGGCCAGAAACTGCCACGGCCCGAGGGCCTCGCTGCCGACCCGCACCACCGAGGCCGAGAGCGACCACAGCACGATCGCTCCGGCGCCAAAGAGGAGCCCGGCAAGGGAGTTGCTTCGGGTCGTCACGTTAAGCTCAGCCATCCGCCGCACCTGCACCAGGGTCATCAGACGAAGCGGGCATTGTACCGTCGGGTCCGTCCGCTGTCGATGGTCGACGCGCGCGAAGGTCCGATATTCAATCGGC
Above is a window of Phycisphaerae bacterium DNA encoding:
- a CDS encoding ParA family protein; this encodes MQTIAVLNPKGGTGKTTCAVNLAAALLTLSKKVLLIDLDPQAQLTRSLGLAADRNVRTVGDLLNTAASPVECIIHRDGLCVIPARPDLAAVEIALAGQKRNAANALASALGNGRLSYDFTLIDTPPSLGLLTVNALAAADRVLVPVNMEPMALPGVERALAAVEEYGQSANAALAVAGIIGNRLSRKRRLNGVVAQRLKDAYGELVLEPIIHDNVAVAEAPEHGRTVFEHAPDSPGAADFLALAALIASS
- the amrB gene encoding AmmeMemoRadiSam system protein B, translated to MMVRTPVVAGQFYPGSRTMASSELDECLAVEIGPGQLEGRVVGGVVPHAGWVCSGKVAARTFKAIHATRPEVATFVLFGAVHRHGVHQGALFARGAWESPLGQIKIDERLAERILANTNLVQDEPYAHEEEHSIEVQVPFIQRLFPEARIVPLMVPPNGHAPSIGAIVAQVIRNYGVDAVCVGSSDLTHYGPSYGFVPKGRGAEGIRWAKEVNDRRLLDAIEKLDPEGVIEAAVTCQSACGAGAIAAAIAAARESGAVAARVLEHTNSAETLAGRYGGGMSDAVGYASVVFLANE
- the dacB gene encoding D-alanyl-D-alanine carboxypeptidase/D-alanyl-D-alanine-endopeptidase, which encodes MTRRRYRQGSRGFFLLAAVLLWVPVRGQSPVGAIEAELAKARSQKAAVGIKIVAAGSGRVIYESGAATPLAPASNMKVITTAAAMGVLGPDFQFTTPIGLRGQDLVVIGSGDPSTGDADLEGDLSLADEFDLLGRHLVKHGVGKIPGKLIVDASIFDDELRHPHWPKDQYRKWYAAPVAGLNINDNCLDVRAGPGEGGRGWLEIVPENRFVAAKPAFVAKGQTNTIIDAYWPGQGWELMVKVTLGSRPGGPAYVPIEQPVRFVGELLRERLAANGVGIDGPIELTSVRQGSGDPPEGFSNLIEHRSRRLSELVERTNKRSQNMFAECLFKRLGYEFSRKLAPFPVGSWNTGRLAIEEFLRGQADTDISGILLCDGSGLSKENRVTANVLVDVLKYAADQPWSQKYIDSLPVAGKDGTLRRRMRGGSAAGRVVAKTGYISGVSGLSGYILDREGRPSIAFSMLFNDFPRSQLWRIMQIQDTICVELVKYSDRMDLQ
- a CDS encoding EamA family transporter; this translates as MAELNVTTRSNSLAGLLFGAGAIVLWSLSASVVRVGSEALGPWQFLAGSCLLGGCYQMVFRRTCDGHFRNAVGLPARLWLLTIFGFVLYGIAYPLAVALAASREQACGVNLVNYLWPTLTVVLGVLLVPGTNFSGLLAVALACVLAGTVLANREGAGALFTTERMSFAALLPYLLALLAAILWSGYSALLARWRDWAGRYNTSGMGLLGVGLIAGVVCLFHDADAGPIGFRGIGVLVLAGLGPWGNGYLLWELALSRANVKTLGLMAAVTPILSTLWLCLFLWFVPGWDLIAGAVLVTAAVFLSLRSQ